The DNA region TTAATTCAATTTTTGGGAACTTTTAACCGTTACTTAGGTCATTTAGCATAAGCGCTCGCTGTGCTACAATTCGCCCCAATTGAACGTTCGGTTGGTTGTGTGTAACGTCACTGCCAATTGAAGCGCCTCTTGAGCAACCAAGGTTGAGTTTAAATTAGGGCCGTTAGAAGGCTTTCTACGGTCGACTGCTTAAGCTCAGTTTTAAGTAGTGTCAAATTTAAGTGGCGTCAAACGCTCGTACACTTTCAGTTTTAGGAAAAAAGACTACCATGACTCGGTTTGCAGCATTTTTACTGATTTTATCCCTCACTATCACCGCTCGTGTTGTCGCGATAACGCCAGCACCTCCTGCACTTGGTGCCGATGGGTACATTTTAATGGATTATCAGTCTGGGCATGTGATCGCCGAAAACAACGCCGATAACCCTCTTCCTCCAGCCAGCTTAACAAAAATGATGACCAGCTATGTGGTCTCAGCAGAGTTGGCGGCAGGAAATATTCAGCTAACCGATATGGTAACGGTGAGCGAGAATGCTTGGGCGAAGAATTTCCCTGAGTCGTCAAAAATGTTTATTGAAGTCAATAAACAGGTGTCGGTCGAAGACTTATTGAAGGGGCTGATTATCTCTTCTGGTGGTGACGCGAGTGTTGCATTAGCAGAACACATTGCGGGCTCAGAAGATGCCTTTGCACAGTTAATGAATATGCACGCTCAGAAGTTGGGAATGACCAACACGCATTTTGTGAACGCCCATGGCTTAACGGCGGATGGTCATCAAACCACTGCTCGAGATATGGCAATTTTAGCGCGTGCTTTAATTAAAGACTATCCGCAAGAATATGAACTGTACAAGTTGAAAGAGTTTACCTACAACAATATTCGACAATACAACCGCAACAGCTTGCTTTGGGATCGTAGCCTCGAAGTCGATGGTGTAAAAACGGGTCATACAGAAGCTGCAGGTTACTGCTTGGTTTCATCGGCTGTAAAAGATGGTATGCGTTTGATCGCTGTGGTTATGGGCACGAGCAGTGAAGATGCTCGTAAAATTGAGAGTAAGAAGTTGCTAACTTATGGCTTCCGATTTTTCGAAACGGTATCGCCTTTGACAGCCAATTCGCAAGTGCATCAAGCTCGAGTATGGGGTGGAGAGGTTGAACAGGCGACGTTAGGCGTTTTAGAGCAAACCTACTTAACCATTCCTCGTGGAAAACGTCAGCAACTCAAGGCCAACTACGTCGTCGAAAATGAACTCGAAGCGCCATTAGCAAAAGGGCAGGTTGTAGGACAAATTTTCTTTGAGTTAGAGGGCGAAGAAGTGGCTAAGGTACCGATGGTGGCGCTCGAAGACGTTGCCGAAGGTGGCTGGTTCTCGCGTATGATCGACGCCATCAGTCGCTGGTTTAGTGAACTCTTCTCTTAAGTTATATTGCAAGGGGCAATGAGTGTGTCCATCGTCTATTTAAATGGTGACTATTTGCCACTAGCAGAAGCCTCGGTATCCGTGATGGACCGAGGTTTTTTGTTTGGTGATGGGATTTACGAGGTGATTCCGGTCTATGCAGGACAATTGTTTAGACTGCCACAACACCTTCGTCGTCTTAACCGGAGTCTTTCCGAAATTCTCATCGATAAGTCTTATTTACCAGAAGATTTAGAAGAAGTGAGTGCAAACTTACTTAGCAAAAACAACGTGCAAAATGCGAGTCTATACTGGCAGGTAACTCGCGGGCAAAGCAGTCAGCGAGATCATCGGTTTCCTTCGAATACCGAGGTGACCTGTTTTGCCACCGTTAATCCTCTACCCAGCGCTGCACAACAACCAGACGCGACGGGTCGGAAAGTGATTTCAGTCGAAGACGTGCGTTGGCAACGCTGCGATATTAAGGCCATAACGCTTCTTGCTAACTGTATGGCGCGTCAGCAAGCTGAAAACCAAAGGGCCGATGAAGCTATAATGGTTCGTGACGGCTTTGCCATCGAAGGATCAGCCTCTAATTTATTTATGGTTCAACAAGGCTGCCTAGTGACTGCCCCTGAAAGTCATTGGATTTTAGGTGGAATCACCCGAGAACTTATTTTAGAGATAGCGAGAGAGAAGGGCTTGAGAGTAAGTGAGCGGTTATTCACCCTTGATGACTTGTTGCAAGCCGATGAAGTTTGGATCAGCAGCTCTATGCGTGAGATACAGCCTGTGGTTAGTGTTGATGGGCAAGCCATTGGCAATGGGCAGGCGGGCCCGATGTGGCATCAGATAACGGAGTATTATATGGCTTACAAGCAAAAGCTGTATAATGGCGACATTGTTTAAAAGAAATTAGGTACAGGCAACTTATGAGTCAGTCCGATACGCCTTCTGGCATTAACCCTGAACTTTGGGAATTCCCTTGCCAAATCGCATTCAAGACCATGGCTGTCAATCGTATTGACATTGATATCGAGGTTCTGTCGGTTGTGCAGAATGTCGTGCCCGGCGATTACGCTCCGCAATTAACACCGTCGACTAAGGGTAACTACGTTTCGATCACGATTCATCTCACTCTGCATTCTAGCGATCAGGTAGAGCAATTGTATCGCGAAGTGCGAGCTATTCCCGATGTAAAGATGTGTCTCTGATGGGAGCCATTGAAGTGGAAACTGCCCCCGCTGATGACTTGACTGAGCGACTTGTTGTTCGGCAGTTGGGACGTCAAGATTACCAGCCGGTGTGGAAGGCCATGTCAGCGTTTACTGATCAACGCGATCAGAGCACCAGCGATGAGATTTGGTTAGTGGAACATGAGCCGGTGTTTACGCAAGGGCAAGCGGGCAAAGCTGAACACATTTTAGCGCCAGGCGATATTCCAGTGGTTCAAGTCGACCGAGGCGGACAGGTTACCTATCATGGACCTGGTCAGCAAGTGGTGTACTTTCTCATCGATTTGCGACGTAAAAAGTTTGGCGTGCGTGATTTGGTATCGGCCATTGAAGATGCTGTGGTTGATACTCTCGAATCTATGAATATCGCTGCGCACCCCCGCGCTGATGCGCCGGGTGTGTACGTCGAAAGTGGCGCAAAAATTTGTTCACTCGGCTTAAGAATCCGTAAAGGGTGTTCGTTTCATGGTTTAGCGCTGAACATCAATATGGACTTGAGTCCTTTTAATCGCATTAACCCTTGCGGTTATGCTGGAATGCAAGTTACCGATATTAAAACTGAAGGCGGCTTCGACAGTTTAGAAAAAGTCTCGCCGGTTTTAGTTAACCATATTATGAAAAATCTAGAATACCGCCAAGCTCAATCGTTGGTCGGTTTGGAGTAGTACCCTATTATGAGTGAAAACCCATCTGTTAACCTAAAGTCTGAAAAACCAGCTAAAAAAGTGGCGGGTGTAAAGTTACGTGGCGCAGATAAAACTGCGCGCATTCCAATTAAAATCGAGCCTACTGAAGAAATGCCGCGTAAGCCTGATTGGATTCGCGTTCGTTTGCCCAGTGGAAACCAAGTGCAAGAAATCAAAAACATGCTGCGCAATAAAAAGTTGCATACGGTATGTGAAGAAGCATCTTGTCCGAATCTGCCAGAGTGTTTCGGGCATGGTACGGCGACGTTTATGATACTTGGAGATATTTGCACACGTCGCTGTCCTTTTTGCGATGTAGCACATGGTCGCCCATTGCAACCGGACGCTGATGAACCTAAGAATTTGGCCGACTCGGTCGTCAGCATGGGACTCAAGTACGTGGTTATTACCTCCGTTGATCGAGATGATCTTAGAGACGGCGGGGCGCAACACTTTGTTGACTGTGTTAATCAGGTTCGAGAGCAATCTCCGCAAACCAAAGTTGAAACCTTGGTCCCGGATTTTCGCGGACGAATGGATCGTGCTTTAGAAATATTAGGCGCAGGCTTGCCAGATGTTTTTAATCACAATTTAGAGACAGTACCACGTCTTTATCGTCAAGCTCGTCCAGGAGCTGACTATCAATGGTCGTTAGACTTGCTAAAAAAGCACAAAGCGTTGTATCCGAAGGTAGCAACCAAATCAGGCTTGATGGTTGGACTCGGAGAGACGAACGAAGAAATCGTCGAAGTGATGAAAGACTTACGCGCTCACGATGTCGATATGTTGACGATTGGTCAGTATTTACAACCAAGTAAGGATCATCATCCCGTTAAGCGCTTTGTAACGCCAGCGGAGTTTAAAGAGTTAGGTCAAATTGCCGAAGAGCTAGGCTTCGTTAATGTGGCCAGTGGCCCGATGGTTCGCTCTTCTTATCATGCGGACAAACAAGCGGCTGGTGAGAAGATTTCGTAACGACATATCAATCCTAAGCTTCGATGCGACGGATTTGCGAGAAATTCAAGAAGGCAAGGAACTCAAGGTTTCCTTGCCTTTTTTCGTTTAAGACGAGGTTGCTTCGTATAACGTCAGTATTTCAACGTCAATTGGATTAGCTCAACCTCAGATGGGTTAGTTCAAGAGTACCGCCACGATGAGAGCGACGGTAGCACTAAATGCCGCCATGATGAAATACAGTAGACTTAGGAAGAACCATTTCCAAACCGTTAAGAACCAGTTCTGCTGATAGACGACGCGTAGCGAAATTAAAAAATAAATGGGTATCCAAATCAGCATGGCTACTTCAAGAAATCCAAACCCATGGCCTATAAACCTTACCAACCCATTATCGGAACTAATCAACGAGTCATTGATAATTTCGAACCATAAAGAAAGTAAAATAGCTAAAAATAAAAACGCATGACCATGAAACGCGTGAATCAAATGCTCGATGTAGTAGCGTCGTGCAAACGGGTAACTGATTTTCATAACGATGGCGAACAAGGGCACCAACAACAACATAAGCTTTGGAATCACCTCTAACATATCACTCCAAAAATCTTCACGCTCATCCGGATCTTTCAGTTTTTTAATGTTGGTTTTCAGGCGTTCTGAAAGTTGCTTATTATCTTCTTCAGATAAAAACGGAAAATTGACCGTTACATTATCATCATCAACATTGATGCCTATATCATTGGTATTAGGCGTCTCTGGAGCTTCAGGCACGGCTTTGTCTTTGCTGTTGCCTTCTATAGCATTCTGATTTTCTTCGTCTTTTGGTTTGGTGGATTCATTAGCATGAGTTTGATCCGTTTCGTTCACGCCTTGTTGATTGGAGTCATTATTGAGTAATGAGCTTGTCTCTTGTTTCTCAACGCCAGTATTTTCGACATTGGGTACTTGTTTAACGTCAGGCGGCGTCTTGGCAAGCTCTTTACGTTCTTGTTCTGTCAGTAACTCTTTAGGAATGGGGAATGATTGCTCTTGACCGGTTAACGCCATTGCACGATTAATGGTATCGAGTTTATTGCGCGCTTTTGCTCGCTCTTCTTCATTTAATTCTTCTAGGGGTTTATCGGAAAGGCTTTTTAAAATTTCTTGATATTGCTTTTCTTTGATCTTTTCTCCAGCAACAATATTCTCTCCGTTAATTTGAACTTGATGTGCATCGGTGGTCTTATTCAGCACCCAGATAAAAAAGATACAGAATATGCTGGTTAATAGAAATAGACGGAGCGGAGGTACATAGCGAAAGCGGCGACCAGCGACATATTCTTTGGTTAAAAAGCCCGGTTTAAACAGTAACGCGAAAAGTGTTCTCGCGGCGCGAGAATCGATACTGATAATATCTTCGAGTAATTCATGGATAAGGGTTCCGAAAAACCGAATAATGGAACGATCCGGTTGGCCACATTGATGACAAAAAGGGCCTGACAAAGGCGTGTGACAATTTTTACATTGCTGTTGTTCGGATTCTTTGGGTTGCTCAATCATTGAGTTGTGTGTGGCTGCTTGTTCCGTCATCATGGAGCTCTTAAATCTTACTTTATTTTAAAATACACGAAATCGTTAAAATGCGCGACAATCGGAACGCAATTTGTGGTGAGGGCCAATCTTTTGTTTGAGAGTTACAGTCAGTCCATTTTACGCTTTATTGAGCAGTCTCCTGAGTGGGCCTTTTTTATTGTTTTAGGCATTACCTTTCTTGAGTCTTTAGCTTTTATCGGAGTGTTGATGCCCGGGTGGCTTCTGCTGGTTGGCGTTGGGGCACTGGTGGGTAGCCAGGTTCTGGGTTTTTATCCTATTGTACTCGCGATGTTGATTGGGGCCGTTCTTGGGGAAGGTTTAAGTTATTATTTAGGGTATCATTATCGCGAAAAAATTCGCCAATGGCGGTGGATAGAGTCGCATCAAAAAGGGCTCGAACGAGCTGATCGGTTTATTGCGCAATACGGTGCAATGAGCCTTGTGATAGGTCGATTTATTGGGCCTGTTCGAGCGGTGTTACCGGTAGTTGCAGGTGTTTCAGGCATGCGACAGGGGTATTTCTGGTTTATTAATATTAGCTCAGGCTTGCTTTGGGCGCCTCTATACTTATTACCCGGAGTGCTGGTGGGTGCTGCAATTAACCTACCGGAAGGCAGTCAAGAAGTACTCGCGGTAGCGGCGATAGGAGAAGTGATGCTGCTTTGGTTGGCGCGGCGTTGGTGGATACAGTCAAATAAAATCGAGAACAACGATCAGTCTCGGCTACTTCGCTTTCGAGTAATCATGGCGATCATTTGCGGCTTATTATTATTGCTAATCGTATTGATGAGTGAGGTTGGCCAAGCTCTCATCAATACCCTTGCTCGAGTATTATCGGTCGTTATGTGAGAGAGAAGGTGACAACTTTAAAATACCCGTCAACCCACCCGCTACTTGAAGAGACACCCAAGCAGTTAATGCAGCGGTTGGCTTGGTGTGTTTTGACCCCGGAACTTGTGACTATCCCACAAAACTTTTTTGTTCACGCCAATGATCGAGCACAGTTTTGGCAATCGTTTAAAAGAGAAGTTGAGCGTAACACTCAAGAAAAATGGATAGATAAGCTTTATCAAGATATTGAGCAACTAAAAACTTTTCGTTTAGGTGATTTATTTGAATGTTTTATCAACTTCATTTTTTCTGTGCACCCTGACTATCAAGTGATCGAACGAAACCTACAAGTGATCGTCGATGGTGTAACACTAGGTGAACTTGATCTGCTGGTGCAAAATAAGAATAACCACTCTTTACTGCATATAGAAATGGCCAGTAAATTCTATTTGAACATTCCATGGATGGGTAAAGACTTTTGGGTGGGTTCAAATGTGAAAGATAGGCTCGATCTTAAATTAGATCGACTGATACATCATCAGTTAGCCTTATCGAGCCACCCAGCAATGCTGCATTGGCTGGCTGAGCGAAACCTGCCAAAAGCGCAAGCCTGCAGTTTATTACGAGGTCAACTATTCCATTCTTTCTCATCAATGAGTGAGCGAATGAAACTCTCCGACACAGGTTCCACCCCAGATTCACAAGTGAGAAATTCCTTCAAGGCACTGAGTGCGACCGCTGTTTGGGCCACCAGCGAGGAATTGGAACAAGGCTTACAGAGCTTAGGTCAGTCAACAGAACAACTGTCCGTTGTGCGTTTGGAGAAGTTCCAATGGCTCGGATTATGCGATTTTAACAATACCCCAAGCAAGCTATCCGATTTACTGGAACAAGGTGTTGCTAAACGGCCATGCATATTGCGTATCAACGCGGATAATGAAGATGAATTCTCGGTCTTTTGGTTGCCCAGCGACTGGCCAGATAAAGTCAATAATGAATACCCTGACCCTCTTTCGTAAAGTCGAATTTCTCAAAGATATAGCCTATACTGTTGTATAAATAATGAACGGTTTGTTGAAAGACTCATCGAGTAATTTCCGGGGCGTATGTCCATGAAGTGTTTCCGAGAGCATTTCCGATGACAACCAAAGCACAATAACTGGAAATAGATAATCGTGCGTTAATTAGGGTAGGGATAAAATCATCATTCGGCACATAATAAAGATAAAATATGGTCAATCTGTTTAAATTTAAATTTAAATTCTTATATTTTCTTCTAATCCTTTTTGTGAATAACATATTTGCTGAAAATGCTGTTCATCCTATCGTTGAGAAATTTGGCGCGATGTCGGCAAAGGAGCCAATAAAGACGATTGAAGAAATCGATCAAGCATTAAAAGATCCAAAACTTCCTTTATTGCCCCGGCTCGATATAATGGTGATAAAGTCGGATACCTTTAACCGACTAGGTTATCTCGAACAATATTTAGAAAATTCACGCCAAGGATTTGAACTCGCGCAAGCCCATAAAAAACAAGACTATGCCAGTCGGTTTAAGTTAGATGAAGCAGAAGCCTTGTCTCAACTGAATAAATGGGAACAATCTAAAGTGGTTTTCAAAGAAGCCCTTGTAACGATTGAAACGCTCGATAATCGATTTCTTGAGGCTCAAGCAAAATCTAAATTCGGTCTAGCCAGTTATTACAATGAAGAGCACGAAGCTGCATTAAAGCTGCTATTAGACGCTTATGAAATTTACCAAGAAGAAGCTCCGGGTTTTTTAGCTACGACGCTTGCGAATATTGCGTTGGTCTATGACGCAACCGGAGAGCATGAAACGGCAATAGACTATTTTTTCAAAAGTCTAAGCTACATCGATGAAAAGGAACAAGAGCAAAATGCATCAATTACCTATTACAATATAGGGTATGTTTCAATAAAGGTTAAAAAATACGATCAAGCCGAAGAGTATTTAAAGAAGTCATTAACTATTGCTGAAAAATTTAATATTGTTCAAGGAGTGGCTTTCGCTAAATCGCAATTAGGTTTGCTTGAGTATGAGAGGCAACATTATGAGACTGCAGAGGTTTATTTAAAGGAATCGTTAAGCCTAGCTCAAAATATTAAGAACCAGCGTCTGATCAACGCAACCATGTCTGATCTTCTCAAGAATCAAATAAAACAAGGTAAAACCGAAGAAGTCGATGTTCTAATTAATCAATTAATGGCGCGATTAAGCGATAAAGAAGATAAAGACAAGTTAGTTGTATTGCGGCATGCTGCCGACCATTATTCGGACCAAGGCCGATTTCAAGAAGCCATTGATTACTACAACAAAGTCATCAATGTGTTTGAAGAGCTAATAAAGTCTAATCGAATTAAAGAAATGAAAAAGTTACAAAATGAGTTCAATGATAAATTACAACAACAAGAGCTTGAAATATTAAAACAACGAAATGAACTGCAGCAATTGAACTTAGAGAAGCAAGAAAGTCAAAAAACCATTTTTATATTGGCCGCATTGATTTTAACAACGTTACTGATGTCTGCTTTGATCTTTTGGCGACGAGAGAAAATTAGTCATCAAAAATACGCAGAGTTAGCCCTTACGGATGAATTAACCGGCGTTCCAAACCGTCGCCAAATCTTTTCGATTGCAGAAAGAGAACTGAATGGTTTTTTCAGAGAAAACGGAAAGCTAATGTTTTGCTTGCTTGATCTCGACTTCTTTAAGCGAATTAATGACAGTTATGGGCACGATGTTGGCGATCGAGTCTTGATTGAATTTGCTGTGGCAATTCGCTGTGCGATTCGTGAGCACGATTCATTAGGTCGGATCGGCGGAGAAGAGTGGTTGTTAATTCTTAATCAAGTCGACGTTGATGATTTAGATGTAGTGTTCGATCGCATTCGAAGTCAGTGTGCCAAGATAGATGTCGATGGCCTCGATGAAGTAATAACGGTCAGTATGGGAGTTACTTTGGCTCACTCAGATGATGAGAGTATCGAAGTTGCTTTGAAACGAGCAGACGAGGCACTCTACGATGCCAAGCATCAAGGA from Pleionea litopenaei includes:
- a CDS encoding tetratricopeptide repeat-containing diguanylate cyclase, with the translated sequence MNNIFAENAVHPIVEKFGAMSAKEPIKTIEEIDQALKDPKLPLLPRLDIMVIKSDTFNRLGYLEQYLENSRQGFELAQAHKKQDYASRFKLDEAEALSQLNKWEQSKVVFKEALVTIETLDNRFLEAQAKSKFGLASYYNEEHEAALKLLLDAYEIYQEEAPGFLATTLANIALVYDATGEHETAIDYFFKSLSYIDEKEQEQNASITYYNIGYVSIKVKKYDQAEEYLKKSLTIAEKFNIVQGVAFAKSQLGLLEYERQHYETAEVYLKESLSLAQNIKNQRLINATMSDLLKNQIKQGKTEEVDVLINQLMARLSDKEDKDKLVVLRHAADHYSDQGRFQEAIDYYNKVINVFEELIKSNRIKEMKKLQNEFNDKLQQQELEILKQRNELQQLNLEKQESQKTIFILAALILTTLLMSALIFWRREKISHQKYAELALTDELTGVPNRRQIFSIAERELNGFFRENGKLMFCLLDLDFFKRINDSYGHDVGDRVLIEFAVAIRCAIREHDSLGRIGGEEWLLILNQVDVDDLDVVFDRIRSQCAKIDVDGLDEVITVSMGVTLAHSDDESIEVALKRADEALYDAKHQGRNRYAIKLRHG
- a CDS encoding DUF1853 family protein, which codes for MTTLKYPSTHPLLEETPKQLMQRLAWCVLTPELVTIPQNFFVHANDRAQFWQSFKREVERNTQEKWIDKLYQDIEQLKTFRLGDLFECFINFIFSVHPDYQVIERNLQVIVDGVTLGELDLLVQNKNNHSLLHIEMASKFYLNIPWMGKDFWVGSNVKDRLDLKLDRLIHHQLALSSHPAMLHWLAERNLPKAQACSLLRGQLFHSFSSMSERMKLSDTGSTPDSQVRNSFKALSATAVWATSEELEQGLQSLGQSTEQLSVVRLEKFQWLGLCDFNNTPSKLSDLLEQGVAKRPCILRINADNEDEFSVFWLPSDWPDKVNNEYPDPLS
- the lipA gene encoding lipoyl synthase, which translates into the protein MSENPSVNLKSEKPAKKVAGVKLRGADKTARIPIKIEPTEEMPRKPDWIRVRLPSGNQVQEIKNMLRNKKLHTVCEEASCPNLPECFGHGTATFMILGDICTRRCPFCDVAHGRPLQPDADEPKNLADSVVSMGLKYVVITSVDRDDLRDGGAQHFVDCVNQVREQSPQTKVETLVPDFRGRMDRALEILGAGLPDVFNHNLETVPRLYRQARPGADYQWSLDLLKKHKALYPKVATKSGLMVGLGETNEEIVEVMKDLRAHDVDMLTIGQYLQPSKDHHPVKRFVTPAEFKELGQIAEELGFVNVASGPMVRSSYHADKQAAGEKIS
- the lipB gene encoding lipoyl(octanoyl) transferase LipB, with the protein product MGAIEVETAPADDLTERLVVRQLGRQDYQPVWKAMSAFTDQRDQSTSDEIWLVEHEPVFTQGQAGKAEHILAPGDIPVVQVDRGGQVTYHGPGQQVVYFLIDLRRKKFGVRDLVSAIEDAVVDTLESMNIAAHPRADAPGVYVESGAKICSLGLRIRKGCSFHGLALNINMDLSPFNRINPCGYAGMQVTDIKTEGGFDSLEKVSPVLVNHIMKNLEYRQAQSLVGLE
- a CDS encoding D-amino acid aminotransferase, yielding MSVSIVYLNGDYLPLAEASVSVMDRGFLFGDGIYEVIPVYAGQLFRLPQHLRRLNRSLSEILIDKSYLPEDLEEVSANLLSKNNVQNASLYWQVTRGQSSQRDHRFPSNTEVTCFATVNPLPSAAQQPDATGRKVISVEDVRWQRCDIKAITLLANCMARQQAENQRADEAIMVRDGFAIEGSASNLFMVQQGCLVTAPESHWILGGITRELILEIAREKGLRVSERLFTLDDLLQADEVWISSSMREIQPVVSVDGQAIGNGQAGPMWHQITEYYMAYKQKLYNGDIV
- a CDS encoding DUF3667 domain-containing protein, whose product is MMTEQAATHNSMIEQPKESEQQQCKNCHTPLSGPFCHQCGQPDRSIIRFFGTLIHELLEDIISIDSRAARTLFALLFKPGFLTKEYVAGRRFRYVPPLRLFLLTSIFCIFFIWVLNKTTDAHQVQINGENIVAGEKIKEKQYQEILKSLSDKPLEELNEEERAKARNKLDTINRAMALTGQEQSFPIPKELLTEQERKELAKTPPDVKQVPNVENTGVEKQETSSLLNNDSNQQGVNETDQTHANESTKPKDEENQNAIEGNSKDKAVPEAPETPNTNDIGINVDDDNVTVNFPFLSEEDNKQLSERLKTNIKKLKDPDEREDFWSDMLEVIPKLMLLLVPLFAIVMKISYPFARRYYIEHLIHAFHGHAFLFLAILLSLWFEIINDSLISSDNGLVRFIGHGFGFLEVAMLIWIPIYFLISLRVVYQQNWFLTVWKWFFLSLLYFIMAAFSATVALIVAVLLN
- a CDS encoding DedA family protein; protein product: MFESYSQSILRFIEQSPEWAFFIVLGITFLESLAFIGVLMPGWLLLVGVGALVGSQVLGFYPIVLAMLIGAVLGEGLSYYLGYHYREKIRQWRWIESHQKGLERADRFIAQYGAMSLVIGRFIGPVRAVLPVVAGVSGMRQGYFWFINISSGLLWAPLYLLPGVLVGAAINLPEGSQEVLAVAAIGEVMLLWLARRWWIQSNKIENNDQSRLLRFRVIMAIICGLLLLLIVLMSEVGQALINTLARVLSVVM
- a CDS encoding D-alanyl-D-alanine carboxypeptidase family protein, translated to MTRFAAFLLILSLTITARVVAITPAPPALGADGYILMDYQSGHVIAENNADNPLPPASLTKMMTSYVVSAELAAGNIQLTDMVTVSENAWAKNFPESSKMFIEVNKQVSVEDLLKGLIISSGGDASVALAEHIAGSEDAFAQLMNMHAQKLGMTNTHFVNAHGLTADGHQTTARDMAILARALIKDYPQEYELYKLKEFTYNNIRQYNRNSLLWDRSLEVDGVKTGHTEAAGYCLVSSAVKDGMRLIAVVMGTSSEDARKIESKKLLTYGFRFFETVSPLTANSQVHQARVWGGEVEQATLGVLEQTYLTIPRGKRQQLKANYVVENELEAPLAKGQVVGQIFFELEGEEVAKVPMVALEDVAEGGWFSRMIDAISRWFSELFS
- the ybeD gene encoding DUF493 family protein YbeD, which gives rise to MSQSDTPSGINPELWEFPCQIAFKTMAVNRIDIDIEVLSVVQNVVPGDYAPQLTPSTKGNYVSITIHLTLHSSDQVEQLYREVRAIPDVKMCL